The following proteins are co-located in the Lagenorhynchus albirostris chromosome 4, mLagAlb1.1, whole genome shotgun sequence genome:
- the TRAM1L1 gene encoding translocating chain-associated membrane protein 1-like 1, producing MTFRKKGSKNPPVLSQEFILQNHADLVACVGMFFVLGLMFEGTAEVSIVFITLQHGVTFPAEEAEEKATAPKFLYHYGAKDLATVFFYMLVAIIIHATIQEYVLDRINRRMQFPKPKQSKFNESGQFSVFFLVSCIWGTFILHSENCLSDLTVLWRAHPNNMMTFQMKFFYISQLAYWFHAFPELYFQRIKPQDLSQQVVYVGLHLFHIAGAYLLYLNHLGLLLLMMHYFVEFLSHFCDLFYFSDEKYQKEFSLWAIVFILGRLVTLIVSVITVGFHLAGGQNGNSDGTTEDVNVLAAKIAVLSSSCTIQAYITWNLFNVQLQRWMEEDAPLQAPSVKKKRTKGRFSRKGTENGVATSNRVDSPHMRKEKSS from the coding sequence ATGACGTTTCGTAAGAAGGGCTCCAAGAACCCCCCAGTCCTGAGCCAGGAATTCATCCTGCAGAATCATGCGGACCTTGTCGCCTGTGTGGGGATGTTCTTCGTGCTGGGGCTCATGTTCGAGGGAACAGCAGAAGTGTCGATCGTTTTTATTACTCTCCAGCACGGTGTTACCTTCCCTGccgaagaagcagaagaaaaagccACAGCACCtaagttcctttatcattatggTGCCAAAGATTTGGCCACAGTGTTCTTCTACATGCTGGTGGCAATCATCATTCACGCCACTATTCAAGAGTATGTCTTGGATAGAATTAACAGGCGAATGCAGTTCCCCAAACCGAAACAAAGCAAATTTAACGAATCTGGTCAGTTTAGTgtattcttccttgtctcttgtattTGGGGCACATTCATTCTACACTCTGAAAACTGCCTGTCAGACCTGACTGTCTTATGGAGGGCTCATCCCAATAACATGATGACATTTCAGATGAAGTTTTTCTATATCTCACAGTTGGCTTACTGGTTTCACGCCTTTCCTGAACTCTACTTCCAGAGAATCAAACCTCAAGATCTCTCCCAGCAAGTTGTCTACGTTGGTCTTCACCTCTTTCACATTGCGGGAGCTTACCTCTTGTACTTGAATCACCTGGGACTTCTTCTTTTGATGATGCATTATTTTGTGGAATTCCTTTCCCACTTTTGCGACCTGTTTTATTTTAGCGATGAAAAGTACCAGAAAGAGTTTTCTCTGTGGGccattgtgtttattttgggtCGACTCGTGACTTTAATTGTTTCTGTGATCACTGTTGGTTTTCACCTGGCTGGAGGGCAGAATGGGAATTCGGACGGCACTACCGAAGATGTGAACGTGTTGGCAGCGAAAATTGCTGTTCTGTCATCCAGTTGCACTATCCAAGCATACATAACATGGAATTTATTTAATGTTCAGCTTCAGAGGTGGATGGAAGAAGATGCTCCTCTTCAGGCCCCAAGTGTGAAGAAGAAACGGACTAAGGGCAGGTTTTctagaaaaggaacagaaaacgGTGTGGCAACTTCAAATAGAGTAGACTCTCCCCatatgaggaaagaaaaatcttcatAA